The genomic window GATGCAAAATCTATATTTATTGCTGGCGCATTAGGGAAGATATTGCATTACAACGGGAAAAAATGGATAGAACAGGAAAGCGGCACCAGCAATTGGCTGTATGGTATAAGCGGGAATAGCGCTGATAATGTGTATGCCGTTGGAGACTACGGTACCTTACTTCATTATAATGGAAAAGAATGGAAAAAGATTATACTCAATACCAATAAAAGGCTTACGAGTGTCTGTGTTCCTGATGCAAATAGTGTTTTTGTTGTGGGCGCTGATGGCCTGATACTTCATTATGATGGAATGCATTGGTCACGACAAAGAAGTGGCACGGATAACTGGCTGAGGAAGATATGGGCTATTGATGACAATACTATTTTCGCCATTGGTGATAATGGCACCATACTTTCTTATGATGGTAAAAAATGGAGCAAACAGAAAAGTGGCACCAATTATTTGTTGCTGGGAATATGGGGAAATAGGAGAGATAGTGTATATGTTGTGGGAATTAAACCCAAAAAATAATTCTGATAACTTTTCAGGCAATTTTCCTGCATACGGGAGGAACGGTCGTGGCTACTTATAAATTCGTGGCAAGAGATTTAATGACGGAAAAGGTGGTGTGTGTAACTCCAGAGACTTCCATTCATGATCTTATCAAACTTCTTGTCAAAAACCAGATTACCGGGGCGCCTGTGGTAGATAGAGAAGGGGCGCTGGTGGGGGTGGTTTCAAAGACGGATGTCGTTGAATACGACGGAAAGACAAGGAAAAAGACAGGGGAATCCACCAATAAATCGTTTTACCACGAGACGAATGGGAAACTGAAAAAAGAGCTCGATAAGCTCTTAAAGACAAAAACCTTTGGAAAGGCATTAGTAAAGGACATTATGACAACCCGCGTCATTACTGCACAGACAGATGACTCGATAGACCGTCTCGCAAAAATCATGCACGACAAAAAAATCCACCGGGTTGTTATCAGGGAAGGGGAGCAGGTCGTTGGGGTCGTAAGTACCCTTGACATCCTCCATGCTGTAAGTACCATGGGTTACGGCAGCAGCGCCTTCGTTACGGAAGAGGCCATTCTTGACCTCCAGGAACGGCTGGAAGCTGCGGAAAAATCGATCCAGTCCCTGCGCGATATCCTTGATACAATTCACGGTGAGAAATGAGAAGCAAAGCCCTTTTCGTCCTGAGTATGCTTCCTTGTTTACTGATTACGGTAATTGCCCTGCTCGTTACGGAATCGTTGCGTAAAGATGAGCATACCCGTACCACAGTACACGATTTTCAACACATGGTGCATGGTGTTGGTTTGGGTGCTACTACAAAACCGGCGTGGTGTTATATTAATTTCGATCCCCGGGTTGACCCCCGCTGTTCATGCATCGAATGGCCTATCCCCGGCGGATACTGTTATTGCCCGGACCATACAGGCACGGTATCGTTCATTGCGGGGAATATGGAAATGGGTGCAGCGATTGAGATTATAAAAAAATAACCGGTATATCACGAGCCGCCCGTCTTTCATAAGCAGAAGACAGAAGAAATTGTCAAATAAATATCAATTCCACCGGGCAGAGGTGAATCACAAAACCTTTTCAGTCCCTATATCCGGCTATCATCAAATGGCGGTCACTTACTTCTTTTACCGACAGATGGGCTAATGGAGTGCCCTGCAGTTGTTCCCGGATTTCTTCAACGGTATACGCAGCAAGGAGCGAATGGTAAAAATCCCTTTTGAGGATTTCTGGTTCATGGGCTGCGTAAGCCTGTACCAACGCCTCGGCTTCATCGTTAGTTTGCGGTCTCTTCAAGTCCATGATAAACACCGGGGCGCCTGAAGCTGCATACCGATGGATAAATGGGTACAGGATACGGGGTTTCGGGAGGTGGTGCAGCAGGCTGTTGCTGATAACACCATCGTATCTGCTGTGTGGCGGAATCGCCTCCGGCAGCATCCCCCGGATGAGGTCCACACGGCCTTGAATGTCATGCGCTTCGGTGAGGATATTCTTCCCCCAGCGAATCATAGTCTCTGAGCCATCAATGCCATGGACAATACATCCGGGATAGGCGCGGGCAAAGCGCATCGTTATATCCCCGTGCCCGCATCCGAGATCAAGGACATAACCACGCAGATGAAGTCCAAAGGTCGTTTGAAAGAGCCTGATGAAATTGCTGTGGGCGTCCTCAAAATCTGCCCCGGCATAGGCGCGTACCTGATCTTCATCTTCCATCAGTTCTGGTTCTGGTATTCGTTTCATGAAAGAGACCTCATTCCGTCATTGCTGCAAATCGGGTAACTTACCGGGATAATTCTCCTGTCGAACTACCGGTTATTTTAACGGGTGTTTTTTTTCTGTTCATCGTATAGGAATTTTTACCTGAAAATATAGTACCCAAATTCTGCAAACAAGGCAAAACCTTGTTGCAGGGTTAGGTCAGAAATGGTAGAATCTCCAGGGGTTTCAAGGTATTTTAAGAACAAAAACACCGAAAAGGAGGTTCACCAATTCCATGAAGACTATAGCACAAAACGAGGAGAGAAGACAACCGAAAATCAAGACGGAGATGCGTGGGAAGGGGTTAACCGTGCGTGCAGGACTCTTGCCGGTACTGCTTTCATGGGGAAGTTGTTATTCAGACAGAGAGTACAAGAGGCAGTACGTAAGGAGCGGGGGGGCAAATGCACGGTATCAGATGGTTGGTGGTGTGCAAATGGTAGTCGTGGGATTGATAGCGGGAGCGACCTCGATGGTGCAGGTAGTGAAGGTGTGGTCGGATGAGGTACTGATGAAGATGGCGGGGTGGAAAGAAATTCTCGTAGATAGCACGATAGGGCGTATTATGAAGCTGTTATAATATCTGACATAATTAAGTAGACTATTTACGAAAGAACTCTTTTATCTGTTCTGGTCGTTTTTGAATTGACCTTAAAGAACCGAGAACAACAGAGTGTAGTTCTTTTTTGTCTTTAATGGGTTTCGCATTTAGTTTTTGTGTCTTTACCGTATTCCAAACTTCTTCGTCTGGATTCAACTCAGGTGAATATCCGGGCAAATAATGAAGAGATAGCCATGATGCGTTTTCCAGAGCAAAACGTCCTACACCTTTTGCTTTATGACAGGGCGCTCCGTCAATAATAAAGAAAAGTTTACGGTTAATAAAATGTCTATGAAGAGATTTCATAAATTTAATCAATGTTCCAGAATTAAAATGTGTCGTGGCAATTTGAAAAAGAAGATGTCCTTGTGCGCTAACAGCAGAAGTAACTGCAACGGAAATGCCTTTTTTGCCAGAGACGCGAACATTTGGTTTACCATCGGGAAAAGGCCATGTTTTTCCCACATGAGGAATCGGCTTGAAAACACTCTCATCTCCATAAAGGATTATTCCCTTGGATTGAGAAGCGGAGCGTGTAATCCTGGGGAGTTCATATCTTTTCCATCTTCGGACTTCCTTAATGTCTTGTTCCAGCGCTCGCCTCTCAGGACTTTTACGCACAAGCCCCAACCTTCTCAAAAATCTCGGCATGTAGTCCCTGTGCATCTTTATGCCAAACTTATTTCGTATAAGAATTCGTACACGAGGCCCAGTCCAAAGATCAGAGGCAAAACCATAATCAGTTGCTGGCTGCCGCAGGAGATCCATCAATTTAAGGATAGTTCTTTGTTCCAGTTTCGATGGAGCTCCTGTTGTCTTTCTGGATTTCAGTTGCTTAAGACCATGTTGGCGATATTTTCGGAGCCATCCAAACACGGTAGAACGATTCAATCTCATGCCCTCTGCAATGTCTTCGACACGGATGCCTTGTTTTACCATGCGCACTGCGGTCATTCTCATAATCTCAAGCGTAGCATGATCAATGCTATACCCATATGCCATGCCGTTAGCATAGCGTATTAGTTGGAAAAAGTCTACTTAGTGTCTGAACGAAAACGCACTTTTTGTAAAAGTGCGAGGTCGATTTTCTATTTACCAATAGATAATTTTAAGATTTGAGATTAGGGTTTTTGGCAAAAATACTGTTCTTTTACATATTTCCCTTGTTTTCCCCTTTATTTTAGCCTTGTCTGGGCGTACCTGCCTCCCGGCAGACTGTTTTTCTTCGTGTTTTTTGCTTGCTTAGGCGGCTTTTCGCAACTTTTCGCACTGCTTCCGTGCCTTCTCCTGCAGCACGTTTCCCAGCTTGTGCAAATTCGCAGCTAACACGCCCATTGCACAATATCTTTTAAAGGCATGCAGCCCTTTGTCCGGACACCTATCCAAGCCGTGATGCTCCAAACGATTGATATCCGATTCTACCGCCGAGTGCTTGTGCCTTAGCTTCTTAAATGTCTTACCCGATTCCTCTTCCTGTTCCGCCTTATTCTTCTTGCCCTTCTTGGGAAGGATTACCTCTGGTATATACAAACTCAGCAACTCTTTATTCTCTTTCTTGTAAAAACCTTTATCAAAACTTATACTCTTTATTGTGCCTTCTCCGTAACGGCTCAACAACCTATCTGCCAATGGAATTACCAACGATACATCCGCCTGTTTTTCTCCTACCACATGGTCCACGATGAAACCCCACTGATCGCTTGCTACCAGAATATTATGTCCCAACTCTACCCTTTTGTTTGACTTGCCTTTGTACAGCCACTCCGTATGCGGCTCAAACAACGAATGAACCTTTTCTGCCGCCGGTATTACCTCATCCCGGATCACCCTTCTCTCCACCAGGTCTATCTGTTTATTCAACATCCCGTGAAAATACTCCAGTGTCCCTATTTTCCCTGCATGCTTGTCTACCTGGTTCGTCGTTAGCACCTTTTCGTAGATGGCTAACAGACTCGCTCCTATCTTTTCACTCAAACCCCTCGATAATTCCAAGTAACTCCTCACATGCTCTTCCTTGTTTTTCCCCCCCGCTGCTTGACGCCTTTGCGCTTATCCTCATCAGCTTTTTTAACTCTCTCCTCCAATATTTGCTCTTGCGCCATCCTTTCCCCGCCAGGATGCCTTCCTCTATTGCATCCTCTATCATGTCCAGACTCTTGCGTCCCGCATCCCACAATAAATTCATATCGGTCGGAAAGTGTACATTCGTCTCTAACACATACGTATCCACCTTAATACACAGTCCTTCGTCCTTTTTTTTAACCAACTGATGCCCCGATGATATCACCACTTCATTTATCTGCCTGAGGGTCTCCTCATCCAACAATCTTATATTGTCCTTGATGCTCTGCATCGAAAAAACCTTCGCCTCTCCAAATGCCGTCTCAACCCCCATTATCTGCCTGATAAGTTTGTGATGGTTGGCAAAATCCTCCAACCTGTCATAATCGGCATCTAACCCTAATCTTACCACCGACAACACCAAAATATGCCATAAATCCATCCCATATCTTCCCGTCTTTTTCTTCCCCTTCGTTACCTTCGCCTCTAATATCCGGAATACCTCCTCGTTCAACTCCGGTGTAACATAGATATGTTGCAACGCCCTCAGTATCGGTGGTAGCTCATCTCGACTCTTTATTGGCAGTTTTACCCCT from Candidatus Brocadia sp. includes these protein-coding regions:
- a CDS encoding CBS domain-containing protein, which produces MATYKFVARDLMTEKVVCVTPETSIHDLIKLLVKNQITGAPVVDREGALVGVVSKTDVVEYDGKTRKKTGESTNKSFYHETNGKLKKELDKLLKTKTFGKALVKDIMTTRVITAQTDDSIDRLAKIMHDKKIHRVVIREGEQVVGVVSTLDILHAVSTMGYGSSAFVTEEAILDLQERLEAAEKSIQSLRDILDTIHGEK
- a CDS encoding class I SAM-dependent methyltransferase: MKRIPEPELMEDEDQVRAYAGADFEDAHSNFIRLFQTTFGLHLRGYVLDLGCGHGDITMRFARAYPGCIVHGIDGSETMIRWGKNILTEAHDIQGRVDLIRGMLPEAIPPHSRYDGVISNSLLHHLPKPRILYPFIHRYAASGAPVFIMDLKRPQTNDEAEALVQAYAAHEPEILKRDFYHSLLAAYTVEEIREQLQGTPLAHLSVKEVSDRHLMIAGYRD
- a CDS encoding IS630 family transposase, translating into MVKQGIRVEDIAEGMRLNRSTVFGWLRKYRQHGLKQLKSRKTTGAPSKLEQRTILKLMDLLRQPATDYGFASDLWTGPRVRILIRNKFGIKMHRDYMPRFLRRLGLVRKSPERRALEQDIKEVRRWKRYELPRITRSASQSKGIILYGDESVFKPIPHVGKTWPFPDGKPNVRVSGKKGISVAVTSAVSAQGHLLFQIATTHFNSGTLIKFMKSLHRHFINRKLFFIIDGAPCHKAKGVGRFALENASWLSLHYLPGYSPELNPDEEVWNTVKTQKLNAKPIKDKKELHSVVLGSLRSIQKRPEQIKEFFRK